Proteins encoded in a region of the Solanum dulcamara chromosome 9, daSolDulc1.2, whole genome shotgun sequence genome:
- the LOC129904245 gene encoding LIM domain-containing protein WLIM1-like — MAFAGTTQKCMACDKTVYLVDKLTADNRIYHKACFRCHHCKGTLKLGNYNSFEGVLYCRPHFDQLFKQTGSLDKSFEGTPKIVKPQKLIDSEKSQVAKVTSIFGGTREKCFGCKNTVYPTEKVSVNGTPYHKSCFKCSHGGCVISPSNYIAHEGRLYCKHHHIQLIKEKGNLSKLEGDHEMSPAITTEVTAES, encoded by the exons ATGGCATTTGCAGGAACAACCCAAAAGTGCATGGCTTGTGACAAGACTGTCTATCTGGTTGACAAATTAACTGCAGATAACAGAATCTATCACAAAGCTTGTTTCAGATGCCATCACTGCAAGGGCACCCTCAAG CTTGGCAACTACAATTCCTTTGAAGGAGTTCTTTACTGTAGACCACACTTTGATCAGCTCTTCAAACAAACTGGCAGTTTGGATAAAAGCTTTGAAG GGACACCAAAAATTGTGAAGCCACAGAAGCTCATTGACAGTGAG AAATCACAGGTAGCTAAAGTGACAAGCATTTTTGGTGGAACACGGGAGAAATGTTTTGGCTGCAAGAACACTGTCTATCCAACAGAAAAG GTATCAGTTAATGGTACACCATACCACAAGAGCTGCTTCAAATGTAGCCATGGAGGGTGTGTAATTAGCCCTTCCAACTATATCGCACATGAAGGGCGCCTATACTGTAAGCATCACCATATTCAACTCATCAAGGAGAAAGGAAATTTAAGCAAGCTTGAGGGTGATCATGAGATGAGCCCTGCGATAACAACAGAAGTTACTGCAGAATCATAA
- the LOC129903412 gene encoding putative nucleobase-ascorbate transporter 10, which produces MSSGNSGAKKAEELHPHPVMEQLKNVQYCVNSPPPWGEALLLGFQHYILSLGNIVLIPSIIVPQMGGGNDEKAKVVQTLLFTSGVNTLLQSLFGTRLPLVMGGSYAYLIPITSIIQANNKFSVLQDPELRFMHTMRSIQGALIVTSIFQILLGFLGLWRNVVRLLSPLSVAPLVTFTGLGLYHLGFPLIAECMEVGIPQLIFMIFITQYLPAYLKLKRPICDRFAMLVSIAIVWFYAAILTWSGAYKNANEANCRTDSSGLIAGSPWIDMPYLFQWGVPTFKFGDAFTMMIASFVASVESTGVFHASARYGSATPVPPSVISRGVGWLGIGTMLNAVFGGVTGCAATVENAGLLAMTRVGSRRVVQISAGFMIFFSILGKFGAIFALIPASIMAAMYCIFVGYIASAGLGFLQFCNLNSFRTNFILGFSLFLGLTLPQYFREHHMCSVSGPFHTHSRWFNDTMSVIFMSHATIAAAVAVFLDRTLPLSNDEARKDNGSHWWDKFVVYTNDVRSDEFYKLPCQLNRFFPPY; this is translated from the exons ATGTCTAGTGGCAACAGTGGAGCTAAAAAGGCTGAAGAATTACATCCTCATCCAGTTATGGAGCAACTTAAGAATGTACAATATTGTGTTAACAGCCCACCACCTTGGG GGGAAGCATTGCTCTTGGGATTTCAGCATTACATATTGAGTCTTGGTAATATTGTTTTAATTCCAAGTATCATAGTTCCTCAAATGGGTGGTGGCAAT GATGAGAAGGCAAAAGTAGTACAGACATTGCTTTTTACTTCAGGAGTGAATACATTACTCCAATCCTTATTTGGGACCAGATTGCCATTGGTAATGGGAGGTTCATATGCATACTTGATACCAATTACCTCAATTATCCAGGCTAATAATAAGTTCTCAGTTCTTCAGGATCCTGAGCTG AGGTTTATGCATACAATGAGGAGCATACAGGGGGCTCTTATTGTTACTTCTATTTTCCAAATTCTATTGGGCTTCCTTGGCCTGTGGAGAAATGTTGTAAG GTTACTTAGTCCTCTATCTGTGGCACCACTTGTTACCTTTACTGGACTAGGGCTCTACCATCTTGGCTTTCCATTG ATTGCAGAATGTATGGAAGTTGGGATACCACAATtaattttcatgattttcatcACACAG TATCTACCAGCATATCTCAAATTAAAGAGGCCCATATGTGACCGGTTTGCAATGCTTGTCTCTATAGCAATTGTATGGTTTTATGCAGCAATCTTGACCTGGAGTGGTGCATACAAGAATGCAAATGAAGCAAATTGTCGCACTGATAGCTCTGGACTCATTGCTGGATCTCCTTG GATCGACATGCCATATCTATTCCAATGGGGGGTTCCAACTTTCAAATTTGGAGAtgcttttactatgatgatcGCTTCTTTTGTTGCTTCTGTGGAG TCAACTGGTGTGTTTCATGCATCAGCGAGATATGGAAGCGCTACACCAGTGCCACCTTCTGTCATTAGCCGGGGTGTTGGTTGGCTG GGGATTGGGACTATGCTAAATGCCGTTTTTGGTGGTGTCACTGGTTGCGCTGCTACAGT GGAAAACGCTGGTCTATTGGCAATGACACGAGTTGGAAGCCGAAGAGTCGTGCAAATATCTGCTGGTTTTATGATTTTCTTCTCCATCTTGG GAAAATTTGGAGCAATCTTTGCTTTAATACCTGCATCAATCATGGCTGCAATGTATTGTATCTTCGTTGGATATATCG CATCAGCTGGTCTTGGATTTCTCCAATTCTGTAACCTTAACAGCTTTAGAACAAACTTCATATTGGGATTTTCTCTCTTCCTTGGACTTACCTTACCACAATACTTCAGAGAGCATCACATGTGCTCTGTATCTGGTCCTTTTCACACACATTCAAGATGG TTCAATGACACAATGTCTGTCATCTTCATGTCACATGCCACGATAGCTGCTGCAGTTGCTGTATTTTTGGATAGGACTCTTCCATTAAGTAACGATGAAGCTCGGAAAGACAATGGCTCGCATTGGTGGGACAAGTTTGTGGTATATACTAATGATGTTAGAAgtgatgagttttataaattaccATGCCAACTTAATAGGTTCTTCCCACCTTATTAG
- the LOC129904054 gene encoding F-box protein At3g12350 — protein MAKTDEIHTISLSFTDFPEDVQLCILSFLTPSDISNFACTSKRFVSLCRDDPRLWFSMCHRKWGSKTQINKWGSGKISYKLLYNTLLEYENLIGFWRRSGAESDSPLIFFEWGPFHIAGSRVKPSRTGTYEVIKLPFLWMGITSKGEIVNYLDPVGKVELSENVMNLDDLGFAESELVPVNVNFVGRTHVVVEENGTAFGYSCNSPQNRGFKNVSSSGNIREEEYEDLCVSPGSLPDRLMSDIYQYFANKTSPGGNGSARRQRRRERERQGRRKWEPEDYVKIVNCSPTPARPLQGLWKGFCDDMTLEFFLVSYDDIGGIACRRLVELCKPFSAYAPVFWTSNSTFIESPLSSEEENIYESRMHIRPLAEADDLCEILPSVDKRVILCMLCMNSSYDLVIPDLAGSTVNPRQAEGRIWQYENGTFGFGFLRDNYVIDLRCIAQDGQILEAADISGE, from the exons ATGGCAAAAACAGATGAAATTCACACCATTTCTTTATCATTCACTGATTTCCCAGAAGATGTGCAGCTCTGTATCCTCTCATTCCTTACTCCATCAGATATCTCCAATTTCGCCTGCACTTCAAAGCGCTTTGTTTCTCTCTGCCGTGATGATCCAAGACTCTGGTTTTCCATGTGTCACCGCAAATGGGGATCCAAAACCCAGATTAACAAATGGGGTAGTGGTAAGATCTCGTACAAGCTTCTTTACAATACCCTTTTGGAGTATGAGAATCTCATTGGGTTCTGGCGCCGTAGTGGTGCTGAATCTGATTCCCCGTTGATCTTTTTCGAGTGGGGTCCGTTTCATATAGCTGGTTCGAGGGTGAAACCCTCGAGAACTGGTACTTATGAAGTGATAAAGTTGCCATTTTTATGGATGGGTATTACCTCTAAGGGTGAAATTGTTAATTATCTTGACCCTGTGGGGAAGGTGGAGTTATCAGAAAATGTGATGAATTTAGATGATTTGGGTTTTGCTGAGAGTGAATTGGTTCCAGTGAATGTGAATTTTGTGGGAAGAACTCATGTTGTTGTGGAAGAAAATGGTACTGCATTTGGGTACTCTTGTAAttctccacagaatagaggatTTAAGAATGTTTCAAGCTCAGGGAATATAAGGGAAGAGGAGTACGAGGATTTATGTGTGTCCCCTGGGAGTTTACCGGACAGGTTGATGTCTGATATTTATCAATATTTTGCAAACAAGACAAGTCCTGGTGGAAATGGGTCGGCGAGGAGGCAGAGAAGGAGGGAGAGGGAAAGGCAGGGAAGAAGGAAGTGGGAGCCTGAAGATTATGTGAAAATAGTGAATTGTTCACCTACACCAGCCAGGCCTTTGCAGGGCTTGTGGAAG GGATTCTGCGATGACATGACTTTAGAGTTCTTCCTTGTCTCATATGATGATATTGGTGGCATTGCTTGCAGAAGGCTTGTGGAATTATGTAAACCTTTCTCTGCCTATGCCCCAGTATTTTGGACTTCCAAttctacattcattgagtcGCCTTTATCTTCAGAAGAAGAAAACATATATGAGAGTCGCATGCATATTCGGCCCCTTGCTGAAGCTGATGACCTATGTGAGATTCTGCCTAGTGTTGATAAGAGAGTAATTTTGTGCATGCTTTGCATGAACTCAAGCTACGACTTGGTTATTCCTGATTTGGCAGGAAGCACTGTAAATCCTAGGCAGGCGGAGGGAAGAATTTGGCAGTATGAAAATGGGACCTTTGGGTTTGGGTTTCTGCGAGACAATTACGTTATAGACTTGAGATGTATTGCTCAGGATGGTCAGATATTGGAGGCAGCAGATATTTCTGGTGAATGA
- the LOC129903307 gene encoding exocyst complex component EXO70I-like — MSMEELKQDDQILSKLKQTCSDLNNLLQLSFNVETSLSEIDEKFNVMQENLSIASRRIAPLQSLSIANKALDTKINRAISPALSLLENFKLSESLQRKLLQLASKLANEKSFNKRVEKLIKYVDTVDDLNEAINSISRECEPAIQKLQEVVEFLSRTKATDQFRTHRLRETLITLKALCETEVDAMRFDGLLDDALLNLQDEYESLLNKMRHRNFMESKSDCNDDDDQDDVVAADMVCADLGSNIEIEVLTRISETLAANDCLDICIDIFVKVRYKRAAKALMRLNPEYLKTYSPEEIDEMEWESLERAISLWIQHFKLAIKNVFVSEKKLCCQALGTIMDGVIWPECFIKIADKIMAVFFRFGEGVARSKKEPQKLFKLLEMFESLEKLKPEFSEIFAGEAGADICSRFRELEKLLVHSSTKVFFELGLQIEANQDVLPPQDGSVPKLVRYATNYLKYLLTDAYSATMIRVLRTEQIWKAGVLSTPETDENLLRDAMFNIVDAIRRNVESKKLRYKDKVLPHVFVMNTYWYIYMRTRSTELGKLMGDQYMKKTYKIVAEESAYSYQKQAWGPLVRMLDKEELKRVDKDGLTAMLRGKMEAFTKGFDDITQRHKSFYHIPDADLREQMRGATMKLVVPAYTEFLNNFASSLHVKSYPSLEYIEDSLNQMFEVADHHKSSGKSSLRPRQMRDPSYGGKSLSGEQSRRSKDFRRSKLSAIDT, encoded by the exons ATGTCAATGGAGGAGCTAAAACAAGATGATCAAATCCTTTCCAAACTTAAACAAACTTGCTCTGATCTCAACAACCTTCTTCAACTCTCATTCAATGTCGAAACAAGCTTATCCGAAATAGACGAGAAATTCAATGTAATGCAAGAAAATCTATCCATTGCTTCAAGAAGAATAGCTCCTTTACAATCACTTTCCATTGCCAATAAGGCACTCGATACGAAGATCAACAGAGCAATTTCTCCAGCTCTTTCACTTcttgaaaatttcaaactttCTGAATCCCTCCAGCGTAAGCTTCTTCAACTTGCTTCTAAATTAGCTAACGAGAAATCGTTTAATAAGAGGGTTGAGAAGTTGATCAAATACGTTGACACggtggatgatttgaatgaggCAATTAATTCAATTAGCAGAGAGTGTGAACCAGCTATTCAGAAGTTGCAAGAAGTGGTTGAGTTTTTAAGTAGGACAAAAGCTACTGATCAATTCAGGACGCATCGGTTAAGAGAGACTTTGATTACACTTAAAGCTCTTTGTGAAACTGAAGTTgatgctatgagatttgatggtCTGCTTGATGATGCTTTGTTGAATTTGCAAGATGAATATGAGAGTTTGTTGAATAAGATGAGGCATAGGAATTTTATGGAGTCAAAAAGTGATTgcaatgatgatgatgatcaagaTGATGTTGTTGCTGCAGATATGGTGTGTGCAGATTTAGGAAGTAATATAGAAATTGAAGTGCTTACAAGAATATCTGAGACATTGGCTGCAAATGACTGTCTTGACATATGTATTGATATCTTTGTGAAG GTAAGATATAAAAGAGCAGCCAAAGCATTGATGAGACTGAACCCGGAGTATCTAAAAACATACAGTCCGGAAGAAATTGATGAGATGGAATGGGAGAGCCTAGAGAGAGCGATATCCCTTTGGATCCAACACTTCAAGCTTGCTATCAAGAATGTATTTGTATCGGAAAAAAAACTCTGTTGCCAAGCTTTAGGCACAATAATGGATGGAGTAATATGGCCTGAGTGTTTCATCAAGATTGCGGACAAGATAATGGCTGTCTTCTTTAGATTCGGGGAAGGGGTTGCACGAAGCAAGAAAGAACCCCAAAAGCTGTTCAAGCTGCTAGAAATGTTTGAATCATTGGAAAAGTTAAAGCCCGAATTCTCAGAGATTTTTGCTGGTGAAGCCGGTGCTGATATCTGTTCGAGATTTAGAGAACTAGAGAAACTGCTTGTACATTCTTCTACCAAAGTCTTCTTTGAGCTTGGCCTTCAAATTGAGGCTAATCAGGATGTTCTTCCACCTCAAGATGGTTCGGTTCCAAAACTTGTTCGTTATGCCACTAACTATCTTAAATACCTTCTAACAGATGCATATAGCGCGACAATGATCAGAGTCCTCAGGACTGAACAAATATGGAAAGCAGGAGTACTTTCAACACCCGAAACAGATGAAAACTTGCTCAGAGATGCCATGTTCAACATCGTGGATGCAATACGGAGGAATGTTGAATCTAAAAAATTGAGGTATAAAGACAAAGTATTGCCTCACGTGTTTGTCATGAACACTTATTGGTACATTTACATGAGGACTAGAAGTACAGAACTCGGGAAACTCATGGGAGATCAGTATATGAAGAAGACATACAAAATTGTGGCTGAAGAATCAGCTTATTCATATCAAAAACAAGCTTGGGGTCCTCTAGTGAGGATGCTGGACAAAGAAGAACTTAAAAGAGTTGACAAAGACGGACTTACAGCTATGTTACGAGGGAAAATGGAGGCGTTCACCAAAGGATTTGATGACATTACTCAAAGGCATAAAAGCTTTTATCACATCCCTGATGCAGACTTGAGAGAGCAAATGAGAGGCGCTACTATGAAGCTTGTTGTGCCTGCATATACCGAATTTTTGAACAATTTCGCATCTTCTTTACATGTCAAGTCCTATCCTTCACTTGAGTACATAGAAGATTCATTGAATCAGATGTTTGAGGTTGCTGATCATCATAAGAGTTCTGGAAAATCATCTTTGAGGCCGCGACAAATGAGAGATCCTTCGTATGGTGGTAAATCATTATCAGGCGAACAATCTCGCAGGAGCAAAGACTTCAGGAGGTCCAAGTTGAGTGCCATTGATACCTGA
- the LOC129902910 gene encoding uncharacterized protein LOC129902910, with protein MMQTLNPCPSTSKTAEIMARYRPIAPKPEAPNSPVSEDNPSGLPPNIQKSPFLRNVWPQLQARPTRTRKRGRTALGPPSMKRGRANYFPAGQFPTYHRVMAASPSYRPNVAPQFNLIPNLLPLKCGLGTSVTTPPNSITLPLLSCTTTTLPMLVEKSSGEEIRGIDLNLAADGPEELDFMPQLQGPKSPGPGVITPQPVRPVGSSISIGCINEEAPDGGGANKKFMKNPDEVEEEVEAEALPAVVSDSNNKVRLTNSAYKEMVGQPECCWLDYMVGHACKRIGGEVILEFLDSSCSVPMSSDGFNCWVKIEWGAAQGKKNSVKAYCNAVKLACQSKDYVFEWRFHTTDDGAPESAASKI; from the coding sequence ATGATGCAGACTTTGAATCCTTGCCCTTCAACCTCAAAGACAGCTGAGATCATGGCTAGATACAGGCCAATAGCACCAAAGCCTGAGGCTCCAAATAGTCCTGTTTCAGAGGATAATCCTAGTGGATTGCCCCCAAATATTCAAAAGTCTCCTTTCTTGAGGAATGTATGGCCTCAATTGCAAGCAAGGCCAACAAGGACTAGGAAGAGAGGAAGGACTGCCCTTGGTCCACCTTCTATGAAAAGAGGCAGGGCTAATTACTTTCCTGCAGGCCAATTTCCTACTTATCATCGGGTAATGGCTGCTTCTCCTTCTTATAGACCAAATGTGGCTCCCCAGTTCAATTTAATCCCAAATCTTCTCCCTCTTAAATGTGGCTTGGGTACCTCTGTCACAACTCCACCAAATTCCATAACACTCCCTCTTCTTTCTTGTACTACCACTACTCTTCCTATGCTAGTGGAGAAAAGCTCCGGAGAGGAAATTAGAGGGATCGATTTGAATTTGGCAGCTGATGGCCCTGAAGAATTAGATTTTATGCCCCAATTGCAAGGTCCTAAGAGCCCTGGCCCGGGCGTCATAACTCCGCAGCCAGTGCGCCCAGTTGGGTCAAGTATTTCCATTGGGTGTATCAATGAGGAGGCTCCAGATGGTGGTGGAGCAAACAAGAAATTTATGAAGAATCCAGATGAGGTGGAGGAAGAAGTTGAAGCAGAGGCCTTGCCAGCTGTAGTATCAGACTCGAACAACAAAGTAAGGCTCACAAATTCAGCATACAAAGAGATGGTGGGTCAACCTGAATGCTGCTGGCTGGACTACATGGTTGGGCATGCATGCAAGAGAATTGGTGGGGAAGTGATACTTGAGTTCTTGGATTCATCTTGCAGTGTGCCAATGTCATCTGATGGGTTCAATTGCTGGGTGAAGATAGAATGGGGAGCTGCACAAGGAAAAAAGAATTCAGTCAAAGCTTACTGCAATGCTGTGAAGTTAGCTTGCCAGTCCAAAGATTATGTCTTTGAGTGGAGGTTCCATACCACAGATGATGGTGCTCCTGAATCAGCTGCTTCCAAGATTTAA